Within the Debaryomyces hansenii CBS767 chromosome E complete sequence genome, the region AAACTTGCAAATAtcttttttaattgatttggGTTAGTACCGTTTAAGaacaatttccaaaattgaGACAAAAATTCCATGATTGTTATATTGTATGTTACGATTTCTTGAATCATTGAATCGGGAACAATTACATTCTCACTCGATTCCTTGGACGactgatttattaatttaaaagTCCTGAAATTTTGTTTGATCAAAGTCGTTATATCATTGGCAGATTTGTTTATTTCATCCTTTTTGGAAGAGTACGTTTCAGTAAGATTGATTCCGTTGAGCTGTGGCTGGAAAGTGTTTCCAGACAAAAATGCCGACAATTCGTCGGGGGATACGTTCTGTGTACTATCTTCTTGAGAGTCTGCAAACATAATGTGACTTTTGGTGTTGATGTTAAGTTCAACGTACTTCAAGTCTTCTATTTCGTTCAAATCATgcaaatttaattcttgttcatATTCGTTTACTTCCGCTGCCGataaatcatcatcctGAGTTTTATGGCTTTCAGATTCTGCACTCATATGTACCATTTTGGATGATAATTtgttcatattcttcataaGAATGATCATTTCGTTCTCCTGTCCCTTTTGCGGAGTTTTGCCTCTCACCGTTGGatttaataatgcatttTGTTTATTCACATCATCTGAATATCTCATTGTTATATCTGGCATATTGCCTAGCTTTTGGGAGttgtcttcttcatttccTAAAAGAtctaaaaatttattgactTGAACTTCTGATTTATCCGGTAATTTAGTCTGCTTATTTGACTCGTCAgcatcttctttttcaacaaagTCCAGATCAATGTATAAGTACTTATCTAATACAAAGTCCCCCCTTTCATTAGAAGTATTGATCTTATCACCTCTCAACCGTCTAAATAACTTAGAGTTAAAGAATCTTGACCAAAATTCCCCTTCAGGAAACTTCGAAGGAACTAAATCATCGAACGCCTTTCTGATTATAGGATAAGTACCGAATATTTCGTTTATAGTATCTCTAGTTACGTTGACATTCACTTGATTGTCCGACGATGCGACGGGCTTAATGGTCGATAGTACGTTATACGGGCCTTTCTGTTGGGAGATGGTTAATGCATATGTtcttaattgatttaatcTTGTCAGCCAAAACACATTTGGAGATAATTTGAAGTTTATAACCGACTGAGTAAAGGTATTTCTCAAGTTTTTATCCTCTAATAACAATTTTTGTTGTAATTGATGGTTTTTCAAGAGGCTCAGATCACTTAACGATTGGGGGTCTGTAAATGACAACATATTCGATGTTGAAGTAGAACCAGCGGAGTTAGCACTAGACAGTGGTACTGGCGTGCTTGGGGCACTCGAACTCGGCATTGGCGTAGGACTGTCTTTGATCACCGTTTTCTGTCTCGCAACGATGGTCTGTAGAGAATCTTTAATATTGTTCATCGTCGGCCTATTAGTAAACGTAAGCCTTAGCTCTTTCTCATCCTGATCATTATTTAACTTGTATAACACCAATAACATCATCTTGGGTGCCGTCTCTTTAGAAGCTCTTAAATTAGTTAATGAGTTCAAAGGTATGGCTACTGTTTTCAGCTGATCTATTGCGTTCCATTCTAAGACCAGTGGGGTCGTATCTTCTCTGATATGAATCATTCCTGATATCTTCGATACCATACATGCTCCGGATATCGAAGACATTATCAAATGTCTCTATATATTCCTTAGAAGCTACTTCAAACGTATTAAATCAAGCCTAATTATGGTACTTAATCACGAAAGAAGCtttgtgtaatttttcactaatTAGAGCCAGATAAAAAATCTCTTCTAATGCCTACATTAAATCACACCATAAATAGATACAAATCATAATGCTAAGCAGAAACATAGGTATATCGACGCTTACCAAAAGAATAAACGTCACCAGGGGGATTGGAGGCTTGCGGGTGTATGCCAGGCTCAATAGCTCGACGTCTTCGCAAGTACCACCCCAGAGACCTCCCGTCACCGTGGATAGAGAATTTCCAGACCCTTTCAAAGCCAAAAAGCAAAATAGAAGGTACTTTTTAGCATACGGGTTAGGTGTAACGTTGGCATGTGCCGTCATCTTCAACTACGAAAAGACAACGTCTCCCATCATCAATTCAGTAATGTACTTCTTGAGAAGATCGCAAAATGCCAAGCAACTCTTGGGTGAAGACATCGGCTTCAAGAACTCGTGGCCATGGATATGGGGCACCCTAAACACCGTTAGAGGTGACATTGACATTGAATTTGCTGTCCAAGGGTCCCAGAACACCggaaaattgaaattgaaggCTACTCGTGAATCAAAGTTACATCCCTTCGACATCCACCATTGGATTTTACAAATAAATGATGCCCAGAAAACCCAAATCAACCTCCTTGAAGATGCTTCTGTTGAATTCGGTCTTTAATCCTTGTATATACCTCTTATTTAGCAATATATTATgctattttatatttatgcTAATACACCGGAAAATTGTCACCCTCGGGTTGACAGAAATGGAAATTTCTCAACTCAGCCATTAGGAAGATTAAATTAAGTATTACGAACTCTTTGGTTGTGCTAAATAGTAGtagaatattaatactattGGTTTATACCTAAAGACTGCGTGTGATTCCTTTCgctttatttgaaattttactAGTTTATATTGGAGAGATACACCGAACTCCTGAACTTCAAGTGAGAATATGGCATATGATAATGGTCTTGCTGTTGGGCTAGGAGTGGGTATTCCTTCTGCGGTTATTGTTCTCTTTTGTCTCATCATGTGGTATAGAAATGAAAGAAAGCAGTCGAGAGAGGATCGGATGGAAAATGAGATTGATTTGGGGTTGAGAGATGATCAACTGTTCAATCAATTTGAGGAGGAGTTACATAAGAAGCGTGGTGAAAGAAATAAGTCCTCGTTAACGCAAGAAGAGGCTGGAGCAGAAGCGCATGCCGAAAAGACATATCAGACTTCGTTGTCAAATGGATCTTCGTCCACTACAAATTTTTTGGATAGGAAGGTAATAGCAACGCACCAAAAAACACCCTCATCATATGATTTCTACGAGTCTGTCATTCCTATATTACCACCTAACGCCTACTATAATACATCAACACAATCTCCAGCA harbors:
- a CDS encoding DEHA2E03212p (weakly similar to uniprot|P40452 Saccharomyces cerevisiae YIL157C FMP35 The authentic non-tagged protein was localized to the mitochondria) produces the protein MLSRNIGISTLTKRINVTRGIGGLRVYARLNSSTSSQVPPQRPPVTVDREFPDPFKAKKQNRRYFLAYGLGVTLACAVIFNYEKTTSPIINSVMYFLRRSQNAKQLLGEDIGFKNSWPWIWGTLNTVRGDIDIEFAVQGSQNTGKLKLKATRESKLHPFDIHHWILQINDAQKTQINLLEDASVEFGL
- a CDS encoding DEHA2E03190p (similar to uniprot|P32776 Saccharomyces cerevisiae YDR311W TFB1 Subunit of TFIIH and nucleotide excision repair factor 3 complexes required for nucleotide excision repair target for transcriptional activators), which gives rise to MSSISGACMVSKISGMIHIREDTTPSVLEWNAIDQSKTVAIPLNSLTNLRASKETAPKMMLLVLYKLNNDQDEKELRLTFTNRPTMNNIKDSLQTIVARQKTVIKDSPTPMPSSSAPSTPVPSSSANSAGSTSTSNMLSFTDPQSLSDSSLLKNHQLQQKLLLEDKNLRNTFTQSVINFKLSPNVFWSTRLNQLRTYALTISQQKGPYNVLSTIKPVASSDNQVNVNVTRDTINEIFGTYPIIRKAFDDLVPSKFPEGEFWSRFFNSKLFRRLRGDKINTSNERGDFVLDKYLYIDSDFVEKEDADESNKQTKLPDKSEVQVNKFLDLLGNEEDNSQKLGNMPDITMRYSDDVNKQNALLNPTVRGKTPQKGQENEMIILMKNMNKLSSKMVHMSAESESHKTQDDDLSAAEVNEYEQELNLHDLNEIEDLKYVELNINTKSHIMFADSQEDSTQNVSPDELSAFLSGNTFQPQLNGINLTETYSSKKDEINKSANDITTLIKQNFRTFKLINQSSKESSENVIVPDSMIQEIVTYNITIMEFLSQFWKLFLNGTNPNQLKKIFASLKNCKNALNQLSEKITTTINNSSLVQDKPKLKEKLCKDLATCISPLQNGLDKACTDYIKAVRMSTETNENGKRPLE